A genomic segment from Ramlibacter agri encodes:
- a CDS encoding DUF3460 family protein: MSFLQRIFRRPDYRSDVTQFIDKMKVEKPDLEAQQRLGRSIWWDKHLDREALDEYQAARVAQKPYVYGDDPRHPR, from the coding sequence ATGTCCTTCCTGCAACGCATCTTCCGCCGGCCCGACTACCGGTCCGACGTCACCCAGTTCATCGACAAGATGAAGGTGGAAAAGCCGGACCTGGAGGCGCAGCAGCGCCTCGGCCGGTCGATCTGGTGGGACAAGCACCTGGACCGCGAGGCGCTGGACGAGTACCAGGCCGCCCGCGTGGCCCAGAAGCCGTACGTGTACGGCGACGATCCGCGCCACCCGCGCTGA